A window of Benincasa hispida cultivar B227 chromosome 9, ASM972705v1, whole genome shotgun sequence genomic DNA:
TTTCTATGTTCTAGACGAAGTGAAAAATTGAGTACCGTTGTTGAATGTGTTGATTTGGATGGGATACAACGAAGACTCCACAAATGGGGCGGATTGGTTAACTCTCCCACCACCATTGGACGATGCTCCGATCACCAAATCCAGCCCTTCCCCGCTGTCTTCTCTGTCACCGCCGTTGCTTAAATTTTGACTACTTTCTGGACCTTGGTCGTAAAGAATTCCTTTAAACATATGCCCACCAATGTTCACAGTCGTTTGATATGCTAATTCTTCTTCTACATTGTCAATCGCACTAACTTTGACGCACCGAAAAACAGCTGACGAATTGAATTCACTTTGAAAATTTCCAAGTTCTAACCCTAATTTCccaaatattaaaagaaattaaacaaaaaagcAATTTAATTCATACTGATCAAGTCATTCCAACACCCCACCCACCCCCAGAACTTTGTTCaatttagaaaagaaataataaataaatttatcataatCCATCCatttaaatttatgaatttagTTAAAAGAGTATTTACCTGAAGTGATAGTAGGAGTAAGAGATGGTTGATTTTCTCTATGACTTTTGTGAATAGTCTGAGCCGACAACTGATCTGCTCTCAATTGTTGGTGACGTTGTTGTTCGCGTTCCCTACGTTTGGCAGCTGGAACCCAAGTACTTTTGACATGAGTTTGACAATGAAACCCTCGGCTCTTACAACAAGTTCTACATCTCAAGTGGGAACAATCTTTCTTAGCTTGATTGCCACAATCTTGACAATTGATCCCACCGCCACCTCCTCCCGATCCTCCTCCATGTCTCATCATCGTAAACCCTGATCTTGAAACAAAGTCATGATCAGAGGCGTTGATCATGAAGTTCGTTGTCGTTGGACTAGGCTCGACTCCAAAGGAAATGTAATTCTCGACATTTTGTTGTGGAGGATGATGGTTGTGAGCATAGTGTGGCCGTATCTGCAAGCCTTTGGAGTAGATCTCTTGGTTATTGGTTGATCTATTGTATAAAAACAATTGTTGTTCTGATCTTCCTCTTTGGTTTTCTGGATCCTCCACTGGCTTCCGATCTAAATAGAATAGCTCCGTCATGATTTCTATGACTTAATATTGTTTATCTTCCCCGATTCGGCCatatatatatcacaaataAATGCACTCCCCAAAGAACAAATTCTAGGGTTTTTTGGTGAAATTTgtcattctt
This region includes:
- the LOC120087052 gene encoding protein EXPRESSION OF TERPENOIDS 1-like, which translates into the protein MTELFYLDRKPVEDPENQRGRSEQQLFLYNRSTNNQEIYSKGLQIRPHYAHNHHPPQQNVENYISFGVEPSPTTTNFMINASDHDFVSRSGFTMMRHGGGSGGGGGGINCQDCGNQAKKDCSHLRCRTCCKSRGFHCQTHVKSTWVPAAKRREREQQRHQQLRADQLSAQTIHKSHRENQPSLTPTITSGLELGNFQSEFNSSAVFRCVKVSAIDNVEEELAYQTTVNIGGHMFKGILYDQGPESSQNLSNGGDREDSGEGLDLVIGASSNGGGRVNQSAPFVESSLYPIQINTFNNGTQFFTSSRT